From Micromonospora rifamycinica, a single genomic window includes:
- a CDS encoding amylo-alpha-1,6-glucosidase, whose product MTVAPSGPEFSIQDIPFSYRGSWLNISPVVAEKTYADDLHLVSHQTGLHPVLRLAPDAGTTVVATATLLTWHRADARIEAAYQGPDTLRIRSRGLGLRIAAAAPTLTPFSGTYLYRDPVDGSAVFTSYETGRRYRVTVLSGALRAAGGVEALGPADRWLDLPADQPWEIAIEEYATARHPYAPGVPFDQLCRERRAEFAAFVEAVAPWRGVDTPAAELAAYVLWSATVDPAGFVTRPAVLMSKHWMDKVWSWDHCFNAIALAAGDPELAWHQFQLPFDHQDPAGALPDSITHSEVLYNYVKPPVHGWALGHLRRRLSTPPDRAALVETYHRLSRWTRFWLDARRAPGHALPHYQHGNDSGWDNATTFDDGRVLETADLAAFLVGQLRCLADLATELNEPADGWSAEADRVRAALLRELWDGGRFTARCPHTGRRRASRSLLDLMPVTLGTELPAPVTAALARGIETHLTRHGLATEPTDSADYLADGYWRGPIWAPATVLVEDGLRRAGYATIADDVSRRFLALCEKSGFAENFDAETGAGLRDRAYTWTASSYLILAAARQERAGSPVGGRGARTGPVR is encoded by the coding sequence ATGACCGTCGCACCGTCCGGTCCGGAGTTCTCCATCCAGGACATCCCGTTCAGCTACCGCGGGTCCTGGCTCAACATCTCCCCGGTGGTAGCCGAGAAGACGTACGCCGACGACCTGCACCTGGTCTCCCACCAGACCGGACTGCACCCGGTGCTCCGCCTCGCCCCCGACGCCGGCACCACGGTCGTCGCCACCGCCACGCTGCTGACCTGGCACCGTGCCGACGCCCGGATCGAGGCCGCCTACCAGGGGCCGGACACCCTGCGGATCCGCAGCCGGGGCCTGGGCCTGCGGATCGCCGCCGCCGCCCCCACCCTCACCCCGTTCAGCGGCACCTACCTCTACCGCGACCCGGTCGACGGATCGGCGGTGTTCACCTCCTACGAGACGGGCCGCCGCTACCGGGTCACCGTGCTGTCCGGGGCGCTACGGGCAGCCGGGGGAGTGGAGGCGCTCGGCCCGGCCGACCGGTGGCTGGACCTCCCCGCCGACCAGCCGTGGGAGATCGCGATCGAGGAGTACGCCACCGCCCGCCACCCGTACGCCCCGGGCGTCCCCTTCGACCAGCTGTGCCGCGAGCGCCGGGCCGAGTTCGCCGCGTTCGTCGAGGCGGTCGCGCCGTGGCGCGGCGTGGACACCCCCGCCGCCGAACTGGCCGCGTACGTGCTCTGGTCGGCCACCGTCGACCCGGCGGGCTTCGTCACCCGACCGGCCGTGCTGATGTCCAAGCACTGGATGGACAAGGTGTGGAGCTGGGACCACTGCTTCAACGCGATCGCCCTGGCGGCCGGCGACCCCGAACTCGCCTGGCACCAGTTCCAGCTCCCCTTCGACCACCAGGATCCCGCCGGTGCGCTGCCGGACTCGATCACCCACTCGGAGGTCCTGTACAACTACGTCAAGCCCCCCGTCCACGGCTGGGCGCTGGGCCACCTGCGCCGTCGGCTGTCCACGCCGCCGGACCGGGCGGCGCTGGTCGAGACGTACCACCGGCTGAGCCGGTGGACCCGGTTCTGGCTGGACGCGCGCCGCGCCCCCGGTCACGCCCTGCCCCACTACCAGCACGGCAACGACAGCGGCTGGGACAACGCCACCACCTTCGACGACGGTCGGGTGCTGGAGACCGCCGACCTCGCCGCGTTCCTGGTCGGCCAGCTGCGCTGCCTGGCCGACCTCGCCACCGAGCTGAACGAGCCCGCCGACGGCTGGTCGGCGGAGGCCGACCGGGTGCGCGCCGCCCTGCTGCGCGAGCTGTGGGACGGCGGACGCTTCACCGCCCGCTGCCCGCACACCGGGCGACGACGGGCCAGCCGCAGCCTGCTCGACCTGATGCCGGTCACCCTCGGCACCGAGCTGCCCGCGCCGGTCACCGCGGCCCTGGCCCGGGGCATCGAGACCCACCTGACCCGGCACGGGCTGGCCACCGAACCGACGGATTCGGCCGACTACCTCGCCGACGGCTACTGGCGTGGCCCGATCTGGGCGCCCGCCACCGTGCTGGTGGAGGACGGCCTGCGCCGGGCCGGGTACGCCACGATCGCCGACGACGTCAGTCGCCGGTTCCTGGCCCTGTGCGAGAAGTCCGGCTTCGCGGAGAACTTCGACGCCGAGACCGGCGCGGGGCTGCGCGACCGGGCGTACACCTGGACCGCCAGCAGCTACCTCATCCTCGCCGCCGCCCGGCAGGAACGTGCCGGGTCGCCGGTGGGCGGCCGGGGCGCGCGGACGGGTCCGGTGCGGTGA
- a CDS encoding LacI family DNA-binding transcriptional regulator — MNIGEIARRAGVSRSTVSYVLSGKRAVSETTRLRIQTVIDELGYRPNASARALKEGRTRTLGLVIPPASQRLTDMQLGFVASVVEAAARHDLDVLLSPSGGDHDRSFERIVTGRRVDGVVVMEIRLTDDRVSRLAAAGLPFVTIGRTAEPHGTSWIDIDYAALISRCVHHLADLGHRQVALVNRSAELVAAGYGPSHRALAGFRAAVAERGLTGVDVCCGDDTASGEACLERLLSTHPEVTAVATINEAALPGIQRALSGAGLSVPGDFSVTGVAAQHWAEDFHPPLTAADVPTRQMGAEAVALLLELIAAPAAAPRHRLYTPPISLRASTGPVRPR; from the coding sequence ATGAACATCGGGGAGATCGCCCGGCGGGCCGGGGTGTCCCGCAGCACCGTGTCCTATGTGTTGAGCGGGAAGCGCGCCGTCTCCGAGACCACCCGGCTGCGGATCCAGACGGTCATCGACGAGCTGGGCTACCGGCCCAACGCCAGCGCCCGCGCGTTGAAGGAGGGCCGCACCCGCACCCTCGGCCTGGTGATCCCCCCGGCCAGCCAGCGCCTGACCGACATGCAGCTGGGCTTCGTCGCCAGCGTCGTCGAGGCGGCGGCGCGGCACGATCTGGACGTGCTGCTGTCCCCGTCCGGCGGCGACCACGACCGGTCGTTCGAGCGCATCGTCACCGGGCGGCGGGTCGACGGCGTGGTCGTGATGGAGATCCGGCTGACCGACGACCGGGTGAGCCGGCTGGCCGCGGCGGGGCTGCCGTTCGTGACCATCGGCCGGACGGCGGAGCCGCACGGGACGAGCTGGATCGACATCGACTACGCGGCGCTGATCTCCCGCTGCGTGCACCACCTGGCCGACCTGGGCCACCGGCAGGTCGCCCTGGTGAACCGGTCCGCCGAGCTGGTCGCCGCCGGTTACGGCCCCAGCCACCGCGCCCTGGCCGGCTTCCGGGCGGCGGTCGCCGAGCGGGGCCTGACCGGTGTCGACGTCTGCTGCGGTGACGACACGGCCTCGGGCGAGGCCTGCCTGGAGCGGCTGCTGAGCACGCATCCCGAGGTCACGGCGGTGGCCACCATCAACGAGGCGGCGCTGCCCGGCATACAGCGCGCGTTGAGCGGTGCCGGCCTGTCCGTACCGGGCGACTTCTCCGTCACCGGCGTGGCCGCCCAGCACTGGGCCGAGGACTTCCACCCGCCGCTGACCGCGGCCGACGTGCCGACGCGTCAGATGGGCGCCGAGGCCGTCGCCCTGCTGCTGGAGCTGATCGCCGCTCCGGCCGCCGCACCCCGGCACCGGCTGTACACCCCGCCCATCTCGTTGCGCGCCAGCACCGGTCCGGTCCGGCCCCGCTGA
- a CDS encoding RICIN domain-containing protein: protein MKTPSRSRPRRARTVVTRLAVGLLAVAATAVAATPAQAADESITVNFASSAGTPTYRASGWIYGMTENASGPADHFYRDVKFQYMRAGGAQLPGSGWVGGNYDRRWNSTLAQARRTAALGGQFIILPHDLWGADGAGISRFPGDNGNWTDYDNFLTRLIGDVRAAGLTVQWDIWNEPNITIFWNRPISQYLELWRRTYQRLRAELPNQLIVGPSCACVPSTNHAFWNQYLDFVRSTNTVPDIVSWHALPGDPVANVAAANATLDPRGIAHPRPYQINEYGASNEQNPADGAWYVARLERARADGLRANWAGGGNLHNDLGNLLVRNAAGQHQPKGEWWVYRYYASQTGQIAAVTASQSYDAFATHAGGVARVLVGGGRTTGNLTVNLQRLDATSGIVQNNQVRVLTQRIPYNNGGAVQGPVTVSNTVLTVANNAASVTLPYGNQNDTYTVTLLPPSDTGFTSVAVAQHSQQCLDNTGLGTADGNPQQQFPCEGGDQQLWGFRPVAGVADTYTVVNQQSGKCLEVGGASTADGAAVQQGTCQNAPSQQFTLRRVTYGGNDPHDHQLVARHSGKCVDVNGVSTAAQARILQWTCKPVGQSSPLNQTWRLWGR from the coding sequence GTGAAAACCCCGTCCCGCAGCCGGCCCCGACGAGCCCGGACGGTCGTCACCCGACTCGCCGTCGGACTGCTCGCCGTCGCCGCGACCGCCGTCGCCGCCACCCCGGCCCAGGCCGCCGACGAGTCGATCACCGTCAACTTCGCCAGCTCCGCCGGCACGCCGACCTACCGCGCCTCGGGCTGGATCTACGGCATGACCGAGAACGCCAGCGGCCCGGCCGACCACTTCTACCGGGACGTCAAGTTCCAGTACATGCGGGCCGGTGGCGCGCAACTGCCCGGCAGCGGGTGGGTCGGCGGGAACTACGACCGCCGGTGGAACTCCACGCTCGCCCAGGCCCGCCGGACCGCCGCCCTGGGGGGTCAGTTCATCATCCTGCCGCACGACCTGTGGGGCGCGGACGGTGCGGGGATCTCCCGCTTCCCCGGCGACAACGGCAACTGGACCGACTACGACAACTTCCTGACCCGGCTCATCGGTGACGTCCGTGCCGCCGGGCTGACCGTGCAGTGGGACATCTGGAACGAGCCCAACATCACCATCTTCTGGAACCGGCCGATCTCCCAGTACCTCGAACTGTGGCGGCGCACCTACCAGCGCCTGCGGGCGGAACTCCCCAACCAGCTCATCGTCGGGCCGAGCTGCGCCTGCGTGCCGTCGACCAACCACGCCTTCTGGAACCAGTACCTGGACTTCGTCCGCTCCACCAACACGGTGCCGGACATCGTCAGCTGGCACGCGCTGCCCGGCGACCCGGTCGCCAACGTCGCCGCCGCCAACGCCACCCTCGACCCGCGCGGCATCGCCCATCCCCGGCCGTACCAGATCAACGAGTACGGTGCGTCCAACGAGCAGAACCCGGCGGACGGCGCGTGGTACGTGGCCCGCCTGGAACGGGCCCGGGCCGACGGCCTGCGGGCGAACTGGGCCGGCGGCGGCAACCTGCACAACGACCTGGGCAACCTGCTGGTGCGCAACGCGGCGGGTCAGCACCAGCCCAAGGGCGAGTGGTGGGTCTACCGCTACTACGCCTCGCAGACCGGGCAGATCGCCGCGGTGACCGCCAGCCAGTCGTACGACGCGTTCGCCACCCATGCCGGCGGCGTGGCGAGGGTCCTGGTCGGCGGCGGCCGGACCACCGGCAACCTGACGGTCAACCTGCAACGGCTGGACGCCACCAGCGGCATCGTGCAGAACAACCAGGTGCGGGTGCTCACCCAGCGCATCCCGTACAACAACGGCGGCGCGGTGCAGGGGCCGGTCACGGTGTCGAACACCGTGCTCACCGTGGCCAACAACGCCGCCTCGGTGACCCTGCCGTACGGCAACCAGAACGACACCTACACGGTCACCCTGCTGCCGCCCTCGGACACCGGCTTCACCTCGGTCGCGGTGGCCCAGCACTCCCAGCAGTGCCTGGACAACACCGGCCTGGGCACCGCCGACGGCAATCCCCAGCAGCAGTTCCCCTGCGAGGGCGGGGACCAGCAGCTCTGGGGCTTCCGCCCGGTCGCCGGGGTGGCCGACACCTACACCGTGGTCAACCAGCAGAGCGGCAAGTGCCTGGAGGTCGGCGGGGCGTCCACCGCGGACGGTGCGGCCGTGCAGCAGGGGACCTGCCAGAACGCCCCGAGCCAGCAGTTCACCCTCCGCCGGGTGACGTACGGGGGCAACGACCCCCACGACCACCAGCTCGTCGCCCGGCACAGCGGCAAGTGTGTGGACGTCAACGGGGTCTCCACCGCCGCCCAGGCGCGGATCCTGCAGTGGACCTGCAAGCCGGTCGGCCAGAGCAGCCCGTTGAACCAGACGTGGCGGCTGTGGGGCCGGTAG